The following is a genomic window from Hymenobacter monticola.
GGCTGGTTTGGGAAGTACAAGAACTGATACTCGCCTTTGAGTGTGGCACCTTGAATTGGGCCATACCAGTCCTTGAAATAGAGCACGACCTGGGTCAGCGAATCCGTCAGCTTGGGAAAGCTTAGTTCATCGGCAGTGGGCCGAACTAAGAACGTGTCCTTCTCAGTCATCAACTCCATGTAAAACGGATTAGGCGTCTTGCGCGAGTCGATAGGCAGCGAATCGACCACCACGGTGATATTTGAGGTGCCTATTACCTGCATAGAGCTATAGTGTACGCCCTTGTGTTTGGTGTTGCAGGAAGTGCCCGTTCCTAGAAAAAGCAGTATGGCTGCACCTATAAAATGGGAAAAGCGAAGAGCGTTGCTAGGCATGAGTGTTTAGGAAAACGGTGATTCAAGCCGCTAGTTAGGGTTTAATTCCGAAGAGTTTCCTCACGCCCGCTCGTCAACCCGCCACCAAAACCAGAACCCAGAGCAGCACCAGTTACCCGCGCCCCAACGCCCCAAAACAGACCCAGACCTGGAACCCACGAAAAAGGCCCTCACCGCAAGGTGAGAGCCTTTTTCGTTATCGTGCAAAGTCAGCGCCTTGTAACTCGCCCCCGCACCGCCCCAGTGGCCCAGCCGCTCTAAGCGCCGTTATACCGCCCCGTCCAGTTTCGGCGGAGTTTTCGCGGAGGCTTTGCCAGCGCGTTTGGGCAGGCCCCGCCGCTTGTTGGCCTCCTTGAAGGCCACATAAAAGGCCGGCCACTGAAACGCCGGGTCCGTATCGGTGCGCTGGCCCTTGAGCAGCGTCTCCATCAGGCGCAGGGCGGCGCTGAGGCGGCGCAGCAGCTCCGGCAGCGCCAGCGTGGCCAGGCGCGGGGCGGCTTTGGCGTCGGTCTGGTCGTCGGCGGCGTCTTCGAACAGCTTGGCCGCGTCGGCCGGGGCCTGAATCACGGCATCGCTCAGGCGGTAGTCTTTGCGCACCTGGGCGGGCAGGGCCGCCACGGCCTTCACCAGGTCGCGCACGTGGTTCACGTCCTCGGTGGCCTCGCCGTAGCGCACGTCGGCGTAGGAGAGGGTGAAGGCCTGCTTCAACCCCAGCTGGTTGGTGGCCAGCGCATAGCCCACCGCCTTGGCCGAGAGCGTGGCCGTGGCCTGCGCCATTTTTTCGCGGGCGTCGTCCTTGTCGGTCGTTGCGGGCGTGGTGCGGGTGTCCTGGGTTTGCTGCTGGGCCTCGATGGCGGTCACCAGCTCGGCGCGGTCGGTGTTGGCGGCTTGCAGGGGCAGGAAGTCCGCCAGCTCTTTGGAATAATCGGCGGCGACCAGGCCCACGCGCTGGCCGCTGTCGAGGATGGAGGTGTCTTGGGCATCCATAAAAAGGGTAGTTGGGTTGGGAATGATGAGGCAGTAAGCTACCGATTCTCCCCCGTAGTAGGTAGGTATTCCCGACGTTACTCCCCTTGTCTTCCCCGCTATCCGCTCCTATTCGCCGTGGACGGGGTTTTAGCCGCCAAAAATTTGTTGGGGCCGGAGCCTGGCATGTAAGAGCGGCCACTTGGCGTGTAGGCGCAAGCCCGTGGCGTGTAGGAGCAGCCGCTTGGCGTGTAGGAGCATGCCCGGGACGTGTAGGAGGAGGCGCGAGACGTGTAGGAGCAGCCCCGTGGCGTGTAGGAGCAAGCCCGTGGCGTGTAGGAGCGCGCCCGAGAGGCGTAGGAGCACGTCCGTGGCGTGTAGGAGGGGCCGCGTGGCGTGTAAGCGGCCCCGGCCGGCCCCGCCAGCAGCCCCAGCCGCTGGCGGGGCCGGGGCTTCTGGGGAAACGTTGGGGCGTAGCTGGGTTTCTTGGATACTGTCGGGGCTGCGGCGGCCACTATCCTTTTGCTGAACTGTCCTGCAGAGATACTTCCCGTTTTATTCTGAGTTCATTATTCACTTTCTGCTATAGTCATTCACGTACCATTGGCCCACAGCAACCGAATCGAGGGGAGAAGTTGAGGGAGCAAAATGCGCTTTGCTGGCCACCCGAATAAGCTCTGCTTCCACCGCTGGGCTAGGGGAGAACAATTTGAATTTGGCGAGCATGTCGACTGCATCGCCCTCCGTCACCGGAAGCACCACGGCCTTAGCCACGGTGCCGTCGGGTAATACGGTAAAACGAACGAATATTTTAAACGCCGTCCCTTCGAGGCCAAGCCCCGGGTTCCCGATATACAGACTGCTCTTTGCAGCCTGTAGATTTTTTTGAACGGTCTTGATTAAAAAGTCTTGGTACTGAAATTCCTGCTGCCTGCGCTCTACACCACTTAAGTGCCAGAACCGAGGAAAAACAGGTGAAACAATTTCCGGCGTGCCACCCACTGCTTTGCTCTTCGTTTTAGCTGGAACCCCGGCCGCTGGGGTTGGCGAGCGAGAGCGGGTAACCAACATTCCAGGAGCTGCATAAACCCCATCACGGGCCTGCGCTGACGCATCGAGAACCTCGACGGATGAAAGAACAGCAATTAGAAGGACGTGGCGCATATGGTTCATTTTCCTAAGCTACACAACGCAAGGTCATACGTTGGTATTGCCATAACTAAAAAAAACGCCCCTTTTGGCAAACTACTAGCAGGGCCTCAAAACCGAGTAGCCTTCAAGCTGCTGTAATAAGTCCCCACCTCCCTGCCAAAACGGCCGCCCCCCAAACCCGGCCCCAACCTTGCCCCAGCCCGGGCCATGTTTGACTTCCTGAAATCCATCTCCGCCAAGAACCCCAACGCCGGGCGCGGCCCCGAAAAGCCCGCCGTGAGCGTGCGCGAGCGGGTATCGGCCCTGCGCCACCTGCCCGCCTTCCTGAAACTCATCTGGGCCACCAGCCCCGCGCTGGCCTCCGCCAACCTCGTGCTGCGCCTGCTGCGCGCGTTTCTGCCGCTGGCCACGCTCTACGTCGGCCGCCTGATTATCGACGACGTGGTGGCCCTCACCAAGCTGCCCGCCACCGCCCGCCAGCTCACGCCCGTGCTCACCCTCGTGGGCCTCGAGTTCGGCCTCGTGCTGCTCGCCGATGCCCTGGGCCGCGGCGTGGCCCTGCTCGACTCGCTGCTCGGCGACCTGTTCGCCAACCAGTCCTCCATCCGCCTCATGGAGCACGCCGCCCGCCTCGACCTCGACCAGTTCGAAGACAGCACCTTCTACGACAAGCTCGAGCGCGCCCGCCGCCAAACCCTCTCCCGCACCGTGCTCATGAGCCAGGTGCTCAGCCAGGGCCAGGATTTCATCACCCTCGTGCTCCTCGCCGGCGGCCTCGTCGCCTTCCAGCCCTGGCTGCTGGGGCTGCTGCTGCTGGCCGTGGTGCCCGCCTTCCTCGGCGAGTCGCACTTCAACGAGCGCAGCTACTCCCTCTCGCACTCCTGGACGCCCGAGCGCCGCGAGCTCGACTACCTCCGCCAAACCGGCGCCTCCGACGAAACCGCCAAGGAAGTCAAGATTTTCGGCCTCTCCGATTTCCTCATCGGCCGCTTCCGCACCCTCTCCGACGACTTCTACCGCCAAAACAAATCCCTCGTGCTGCGCCGCGCCGGCTGGGGCACGCTCTTCGCCGCCATCGGCGCGGCCGGCTACTACGGCGCCTACGTCTACATCATCGCCCGCACCGCGGCGGGCAGCATCTCGCTCGGCCAGCTCACCTTCCTGGCCGGCTCCTTCGCCCGCCTGCGCGCCCTGCTCGAAGGCATCCTCAGCCGCTTCAGCTCCGTGGCCGACGGCGCCTTGTATCTGCAGGATTTCTTCGACTTCTTTGCGCTCCGGCCGCGCATCGTGCGCCAGGAGCTCACCGGCGAACGACCCATTCCCTTCCCCCGGCCCATTCAGCAGGGTTTTCAGTTTGAAAACGTCGGCTTCCAGTACAAGAATGGTACAAAATGGGCCATTCGGAACCTTAGCTTTACCCTGCAAGCCGGCGAAAAGCTGGCCCTTGTGGGCGAAAACGGCGCCGGCAAAACCACCCTCGTCAAGCTACTGGCCCGCCTCTACGACCCCACCGAAGGCCGCATATTACTTGATGGCCACGACCTGCGCGAGTACGACCCCGCCGAGCTGCGCCAGGAAATCGGCGTCATCTTCCAGGATTTCGTGCGCTTCCAGCTCCCCGCCGGCCAGAACCTCGCCGTGGGCCGCATCTCCGAGCGCCACAACCAGCCCCGCATCGAAACCGCCGCCCAGCAAAGCCTCGCCGACACCGTCATCGCCAAGCTCCCCGGCGGCTACGACCAAATGATTGGCCGCCGCTTCAACGGCGGCGTGGACCTGAGCGGCGGCGAGTGGCAGAAAATCGCCCTCGGCCGCGCCTACATGCGCGACGCCCAGCTCCTCATCCTCGACGAGCCCACGGCAGCACTAGACGCCCGCGCCGAGTTCGAAGTCTTCGAGCGCTTCAAGGAGCTCACCCAGGGCAAAACCGCCGTCCTCATCAGCCACCGCTTCAGCACCGTCCGCATGGCCGACCGCATCCTGGTCATCGAAAACGGCCAGTTCGTAGAAATCGGCTCGCACGAAGCGTTGCTGGCTAAGGGTGGGCGCTACGCAGAGTTGTTTGCCTTGCAGGCGGCGGGGTACCGGTAGGGGCGGGGCTTGCCACCGCCCGGCTATTCGCGCCGTTCCAACGAGTTCGTTCAATGGCCGGGCGGGGACAAGCCCCGCCCCTACATCTCAGCCGCAAAGCCCGCTTTCATCGGCGCCACTCCGGCTTCCTCGCAAATCTGTGCCAGCAGCAGCGTTAGGTTCAGCTTGGGAATCACGACGGCATCCTCCGCTTCCAACCGGCTGCTGATTCCAGATTGGGCGCCACTTTCGATGACTGCCGTCAAATGCCATTGCGGTTGAGATTGGGCCAAATATTTGATAAAATCATAATTTTATCCCCCTCGGCTTGCCCCTTAAATGCCTTAGGTTTCGTACATTGGTATTCTTAAACTCGATGCCCATCTAACATATGAAATCTACAATTACGCTATTGATGCTGACCATGCTCGGGCTGGCCGGATGCATGACCACCCGCGAGGCCCGGGTTGATTCGGATTACAGCTACCGCGGCAATTTTCGGCACTACCGCACCTACGATTTCGTGACCGGCACCGGCCTCACCTCCGACAGCAGCCGCCTGGGCCAGTCCCTGCGCGAGGCCATTCAGCAGCGCTTCCTGGCCCAGGGCTACCGCAAGGCTTCCCGCCGCCCCGACATGCTGGTGAACTTCCGGGTGTACGAGGGCGACATGAACTTCCACGGCTTCCAGCAGGAAGACCTCAGCCAGTGGATTAAGCGCAACATCGAGGAAAACGACGATACACCCAAGGAAGACCGCCAGGGCTACCAGCCCGTGCGCCTGCTGCTGGCCGAAGGCACGCTGCTCGTCACGCTCATCGACGTGAAAACCAACCGCGCCGTGTGGAACGGCTACGCTTCGGGTGTGACGGTGCCCGAAGGCCCCATGGGCGAAATCGTGCTCAAACGCTCTGTGCGCTCCATCCTCGACCGCTACCGCGTCTTCACCGAAGAATTTGCCAACGGCAACGTGAGCCCCTCCGGCGGCGACACGGAGCGGTAGGAGGTCTTTTGCCTGAGACGTCTGTCATTGCGAGGGCGCAGCCCGTGGCAATCCGTCCTGTTCTCAGCGACCAACCTTCTAATGTGACAAGCCCAACTAAAAAGCCCCGGTGCCGAAATGGTACCGGGGCTTTCTGGTAAAAGGGCGTTTCTAGTGTTGACAGGACGGATTGCCACGGGCTGCGCCCTCGCAATGACACCGCCGCCTTTATTCTCCCTCCATAGCCGCTTCCCGCCGCACCTGAATCAGCTCTGCGGCGATGCTAATAGCAATTTCCTCGGGCGTCTGGCTGTGAATGGGCAAGCCGATAGGACCCCGCAGGCGCACTATTTCCGCGTCTGAAAACCCGTCCTCCCGCAGGCCCCGCCGCAGCTCGGCTACTTTGGCTACGCTGCCCATCACGCCCAGGTAGCGGTAGGGGCGGCCGAGCAGCTGGCGCAGCACCACGGCATCGGTGCGGTAGCCCACGGTCATCACCACCACGTAGCGGTGCGGGCCGGCGGGCACGGCGGCGGCCACGTTTTCGTAGTCGACGCGGTGGCGGTAATGGGCGGCGTGGTTGTTTTCGAAGGTGGGCAAGTTGATACGGTCGTCGAGTACCGTCAGCTCAAAATCCAGGGCAGCGGCTACGTTCGACAGCGCCAGGCTGACGTGGCCTCCGCCCACAATGGTGAGTTGGTCGCGGAAGCCCAGCCGCTCGCGGTAGTGCCACGCCGGGCCGGGGTGGTAGTCGTAGAACGGCGTTTCAGCCGCGGCTAAAGCTGCTTCGGTAGCTGGTGGCACCACCAGAAGGCCAGCCGCCGGACTCAGTTCCAGATAACTACCGGTGTTTGCCTGCAAGGCATTTATAACGGCTTCCACCGCGGCCAAATCGGCTGCCGAAAGCGGCCACAGCAGCACGTCCTGCTCTCCTGAGCACATCATGCCGGAGCGGTCGGCCGGCGCCTCCCGCCGATGAATCTGGGGCCGCAGCAGGGGCCCGGTGTCAGCCTCACGCAGACGCTGCCGGGCCAACTCCACCCACTTATGCTCCATGATACCGCCCCCGATGGAACCCGCCACGGTGTCGGCCGTAACGGCCATTTTGAAGCCCTGGCGGCCGGGGCTGCTGCCTTCGCTGCGCACCACGCACAGCAGGGCCACCGGTGCGCCCGCCCGTAGGCTGGCCGCTGCCAGGGTCCAAACGGGTAGGTCGCGGGGAGAGGAGGGCATGGTTTAGTGGTTAGTGACTAATGGTTAGCGGTTAATGGGCTTACAAGTAATTCGTTAACCATTTATCACTAACCACTAATCGTTATTGATGTGCCCCCTGATTAATCCAGCAGGCGATGAGGTCGCGCTCCTCCTGCGTAATCTGGGTTTTGTTGTTCTGGGGCATGGTTTTCGTTACCACCACGCGCTGCATGATTTTGTCTTTCAACCGAATGATGTCTTCGGGCGTGTCGTACACCACGCCGTTGGGCGGCGACTTGAACACGTCGTCGGTGGGGTGGGCCGAGTGGCATTGGACGCAGCGTTTCTGCACTATCATGTTTACCTGGCTCATGCTCACCGGCTGGGCGCAGGCATTAGCAGCCGCGGTGCCGGCCGCGCCGCTGCCACCCGACTGCGCGGGCGGGGCCGTCACGAACACCACGCCCAGCAGCAGGGCCACGGCGGCGGGCAGTACCCACACGGCCGTGTCGGTCTGGTGCTTTTCGCGCAGGTTCAGCCAGTGCTTCACGCCGGCCGTGCCCAGCGTGATGGCCGCCAGAATGGCCCAGGGGTAGGAGTGCCCGAAGGTGCTGGGGAAGTGGTTGCTGACCATCACAAACAGCACCGGCAGGGTGAAGTAGTTGTTGTGCAGCGAGCGGGCCAAGGCGTTTTTGCCCAGCGTGGGGTCGAGGGGCGTGCCCTCGGTGGCGGCGCGTACCATGGCTTTCTGGGCCGGGATGATGGTAAAGAAAACGTTGCCCACCATGAGCGTGCCCAGCATGGCGCCGAAGTGTATGTAGGCCGCCCGGGCGCTGAACACCTGCGCGTAGAAAAACGCAAAGCCCGTGGCCAGGATGAAACCCACAACTTTAAACCACGGGCTGCGCACAAACTCTGTGCGGCACAGCCCGTCGTAGAGCAGCCAAGCTGCCACAAACGAGCCTACCCCGATGCCCACGCCCGCCAGCGGCGAAATGTCGAGCACGCGCGGGTCGACCAGCATGGAGCTGGCGTTGAAATAGTACACCACAAACAACAGGCTGAACCCCGAGAGCCAGGTGAAATAAGCCTCGTATTTAAACCAGTGCAGGGCTTTTGGAATCTGTTTGGGCGCGGTTTTATACTTCTCCAGGTAATAAAAACCGCCGCCGTGCACGGCCCAGAGATTGCCGGCCAGCTCCTCGCGCACGTTGTCGGTGCGGTTGAGGGCGTTTTCGAGGAACACGAAGTAGAACGAGGCGCCAATCCAGGCAATGCCGAAGGTGATGTGCATGAGGCGCACCACAATATTCAGCCATTCCATGATGTGGCCCGACCAGGGCGAGTCGCGCGCCAGCACGTAGCAAATGCCCACCGCCGCCACCGCGGCCAGCAGCATCAGCGCATAGGAATAGCCTTCGAGCGTGAAGCCGCTCTCGCCCACGGCGCCGCCGTCGGGCCGCGCTTTAGCCACGCGCTGCAGCGCGTAGATGACGCCCAGCAGCAGCAGAAACGCCAGAAGGAGGGAAAAGAGGGTAACGTATTGGAGCATGGATGGGAAAGGAGATAATGACAAACGGCCTCGCGTCAACCCCACCCCCTGACCCCCTCTCCAAAAGAGAGGGTGCACCGGTTAGGCGTGGCACGAAATCGTCAGGCTCCCCTCTCCTGGGGAGAGGGGCTGGGGGTGAGGTTTTGCCGGGCGAGCCGCTGGCTTGTAACCTCAATTTAATTGAACCGGGAAAAAGCCCTCAATTTAGCGCCAAATTCCCTACTTATGTCAACTCTCGCCCTGCGCAGCCAGCGCGTTGTTACGCCCGAGGGCGAGCACGCCGCCACCATTCTCATTGCAAACGGCCGCATTGCCGAGCTGCTGCCCTACGACGCCGAAGTGGCCGGCGCCACGCTCCTCGACGTGGGCGCGCGCGCCGTGCTGCCCGGCGTCATCGACCCGCACGTGCACATCAACGAGCCCGGCCGCACCGACTGGGAGGGCTTCGACACGGCCACCCGCGCCGCGCTGGCCGGCGGCCTCACCTCGCTGGTGGACATGCCGCTGAATTCGGCGCCCGTCACCACGTCGGTGGCCAATCTGGAAATCAAGCGCGCCGCCACGCAGGGCCAGCTGCACTGCAACGTGGGTTTCTGGGGCGGCGTGGTGCCGGGCAATGCCGACGAGATAGAGCCGCTGATTGCGGCCGGCGTGCTGGGCTTTAAAGCGTTTTTGACGCACTCAGGGATTGATGATTTTCCAAATGCGACGGAGGAGGATTTGCGGCGGGTGATGCCCATTCTGGCGCGGCACCAACTGCCGCTGCTGGTGCACTGCGAGCTGTCGGAAGACGATGATGCGTGGAAGCAGAACGACCACCGCTCATACTCCAATTACCTGGCTTCACGCCCCAAAAAGTGGGAAGACGACGCCATTGCCATGATGATTCGCCTGTGCGAGGAAACTGGCTGTTGGGTGCACATCGTGCACTTGTCGTCAGCCGATTCCATCGCGCCCATTGCCGCCGCCAAAGCCAGGGGCCTGCCGTTGACGGTGGAAACCGGCCAGCATTACCTGTATTTCAACGCCGAGGACATCCAAGACGGCCAGACGCAGTTCAAATGTGCGCCGCCCATCCGCGAGAAGGCCAACAACGACCAGTTGTGGGCCGCGCTGGAAGCCGGCATCATCGACTTCGTGGCCACCGACCACTCGCCCGCCCCGCCCGACCTCAAGCAGTTGGCCAGCGGCGATTTCACCACGGCCTGGGGCGGCATTGCCTCGTTGCAATTTGCCTTGCCCGTGCTCTGGACGGCCGCCCGCCGGCGCGGCGCCAGTCTCGATGACATCGCCAAATGGCTGAGCACCAACCCCGCCAGGCTGGCCGGCCAAAGCCAGCGCAAGGGTCAGATTGCGCCTGGTTTCGACGCTGATTTAATCGTGTTTGACCCCGAACAGACCTTTGAGGTGATGGCCGATATGATTCTGCACAAACACAAAGTATCCCCTTACATTTGCCAGGAATTGGCGGGTGTCATTGAATTAACTTTTCTCAAAGGCGAACAGGTTTTTCAGCACCCGAATTTCTTCCGCCTCAACCACGGCGAATTCTTAACCCGGTAGCGGAATGCAGCAGGACTACACCGCGCGCGCTGAGCGAATCATGCAGCGCATTCAGCAATTGGCCGCCATCAGCGAGGACGCCGACGGCGTGACGCGCACCTTCGGCACGCCCGCCTTCGTGGCGGGCCGTGCCCTGGTGCAAGGCTGGCTGGAAGCCGCCGGCCTGCCCACCCGCGTCGATGGCATCGGCAATCTGCGCGCCCGGCTCGAAAGCCCCAACCCCGACGCCAAAACCTTCGTGCTGGCCTCGCATATCGACACGGTGGTGAATGCCGGTAAGTTCGACGGCCCGCTGGGCGTACTCATGGGCCTCGATTTGCTGGAAAACCTCCTGGTGCATAAGGCCGAGCTGCCTTTTCACATCGAGCTGATTGCCTTCAGCGACGAGGAGGGCGTGCGCTTCCACACCACCTACCTGGGCAGCAAGGTGGTGACCGGTGCCTTCGACCCCGCCCTGCTGGGCCGCTGCGACGCCGCCGGCATTTCCCTCGACCAGGCCCTGGTAGCCATGGGCGGCGATGCCTCCACATTAACCTTGGACGCCATTCCGGCCGCCGAGTGGCTGAGCTACTTCGAGATGCACATCGAGCAAGGCCCCGTGCTGTGGGAGTGCCACGTGCCCGTGGCGCTGGTGACGGCCATTGCCGGCCAGCAGCGCGTGGAACTGACCTTCCGGGGCATGGCCGGGCACGCCGGTACCGTGCCCATGAACATGCGCCAGGATGCGCTGTGTGCTGCCGCTGAGTTTGTGCTCACGGCCGAGCAGTTTGCCCAGGTGCACGGTCGCGGGCTGGTGGCCACCGTGGGCAAGCTGGCCATCAACCACGCGGCCAGCAACGTCATCCCCGGCGAAGTGACCTGCAGCCTCGACCTGCGCAGCCCCGACGAAGCGCAACTGGCCCAGGCCTACGACTACCTCCGCAGCCACGCCGAAGCCGTGGCCGGCCACCGCAACGTGACCCTCGACTGGAACCTGGTGCAGAAAACCGCCCCCGTGACCTGCGACGCCGGCCTGAACACGCTGTTGGCCCAGGCCATTGCCGCCAGGGGCCACGAAACCATTGCGCTGGTGAGCGGCGCGGGCCACGACGCCGTGCCCATCTCGTTCGTGGCGCCGGCTACGATGATGTTTATCCGCTGCTACAAAGGCATCAGCCACAATCCGCTGGAGAACGTGGAGCTGGCCGATTTGGCCGCCGCCGTGGCCGTAGCCGACCAGTTTATTCACCTGCTCCGCACCCAAAATCCCACCCGTTAACATGGAAATGTCCGCCCTGACGCGCTCGGTAGTGAAGCGCAACCACGCCATCATCGCCCCCGACGGCTACATCAACAGCAACGTGCCCGGCTGGACCGGCTGCACCACCAATGTCATCATCAACGAGCAGATGGGCGCCCGCCTCTGCCAAACGCTCATTACCCTCACCGAGGCCGGCCGCGTGCAGGGCGAAACTGAGGCCTCACAAATCTTCTTCTACGTGGTGCAGGGCGGCTGCACGGCCACCGTAGCCGGCGAAACCAGAGCGCTGAAAGTGGGCGAGTACGTGTACGTGCCCGTGGGCCAGCGCTACGATTTCAGCCAGCCCGAGGCCGGCACGCAGCTGCTCACTTTCCATAAGGTGTACGAGCCGCTGGCGGGCCATGCCACGCCCGGTGTGTTCTGGGGCGAGCGGGATTTCAGCAAGGCGCCCATTTACATGAACGACGAGGCCCTGCGCATCCAGGAATTGCTGCCGAATGAGCCGGGCTTTGACATGGCCGTGAACATCTTCACCTACGGCCTCGGCGGCAACCTGCCGATGGTGGAAACGCACATCATGGAGCACGGCCTGCTGTACCTCGAAGGCCAGGCCATCTACATGCTCGACCAGTGCTGGTACCCCGTAAAAAAAGGCGATTCTATCTGGATGGCGCCCTACTGCCAGCAGTGGGCCACGGCCATGGGCCAAGAGCCATCGGTGTACATCTACTACAAGAACGTGAACCGCTTCCCGACGGTGAAGTAGCGTGGACTCTGCGAGTCCGCGTACAACAGAACGTCGCGTCGAACCCAGCCGATACGTTTCGCGTGCTGAAATAATTAACTACTCGAATGAAAATTATCGAATGGTTACTTTCCTCGCTGGTGTGGCTCCTGATATTCATTGCGCCAGCCATTACTGGCGCAATTTTCGGGGTAATTATCTGGCTGCATAGTCGCGACGCTTGGAGCTTGAGGGCGGCAATATTAATTGTACTGACTGGCTGCGGCGTGGGCGTTGCTTTTGCCGAGAAAGCTCGCCGCGATAAGGGTAGCATTGAATTCATGGCTCGCAATATTGCCCACCCAGAACTGCGCAAAAAAGAGAATAAATAATGCCCCTCGAACAATTCAACCATTTCCCCAAACCCGCCCTCACTGAAGCCCTGCAAAAGTGCTGCGGCTCCACGGCGTGGGTTGAAAAAATGGCCGCGCTATTTCCATTTGCCGACGCCGAAACGCTGATGCGCGAAGCCACTGCCCAATGGAATGAACTAACCGAAACTGATTGGCGCGAAGCCTTTACGCACCACCCCAAAATAGGAGGTGATGTAGAAGCCCTGCGCGAGAAATTCGCCAGCACCAGCCAATGGGCCGAGGGTGAGCAGGCTTCCGTGAAAC
Proteins encoded in this region:
- the uraD gene encoding 2-oxo-4-hydroxy-4-carboxy-5-ureidoimidazoline decarboxylase encodes the protein MPLEQFNHFPKPALTEALQKCCGSTAWVEKMAALFPFADAETLMREATAQWNELTETDWREAFTHHPKIGGDVEALREKFASTSQWAEGEQASVKQASQATLEALAAGNEEYERKFGYIFIVCATGKTADEMLALLQARLPNKPADEILIAAGEQDKITRIRLEKLLAA